The Gammaproteobacteria bacterium sequence TGGGCGAATTTCTGGCGCTGTCGTACATCATTGTGCGACCGGTCGGAAAGATCACCGACTTCCTGCGCAGCAATGTCGACAGTGAAGGACAGCTCATCGGCAACATCCCGCTGGTGAGCAACGACGAATTTGGCCAACTCGCTCACCAGTTCAACGACCTCAGCCAGCAGCTGAATGAGGCGAATATAAAATTACACTCCAAGATTGAATCGGCGGACCGGCGACTGCTGGAAACAAATCATCAGCTGCAACAGCTGAATAATGAATTCAAGTTACTCTCTATCACCGACCCCTTGACCGGCCTGTTCAACCGCCGCCACTTCGACGAACTGATGGAAAACGAGGTCAGCATGAGCAATCGTCATGGCGATCCAAACAGCATTCTTCTCATCGACATCGATTTCTTCAAGGCGATCAACGACACCTACGGGCATTATGTCGGTGACGTGGTGCTGAAGGCGCTAACCAGAACCCTGCAAAACAACATCCGCCACACCGACGCGATCTGTCGCCTGGGCGGTGAAGAGTTCGCCATCCTCTGCAAGCGGGCCGACAAGGTCGGTGCGATGGAGCTGGCGGAAAAACTTCGGGCTACCATCGAAAACACACCGATGATTCCCGACACCGATGACGAACTGATGATTACGGTCAGCATCGGCGTCGCCAGCGTACCGGACGGCCATGGCAAAACAACCCCCAAACAGCTCTACAAGGATGTCGACGCCGCCCTGTATTACAGCAAGAACAACGGCCGCAATCGCGTGACCCATGCCAATGAATTGCACCACGAAGGCTAGTACGTCTCAAACAGACAAGTCCGACAAAAAAGGAAGATGAAAATGAGATTACTCACTGCATTAATGAACACAAACCTGGCCAGGCTCACGCTGGCATTCCTTCTGCTGTTTCCGGTCGCCGCATCCGCAGACACGACAACCGGCGGCAAAAACGAATTACTGTTCGGTTCCGTGGCCATGGACATCCCGGCCATCATGCACAAAAGGCTGCGGCCACTGACCCACTACCTTACTGACAGATTGGGAATTCCCGTTTCCCTGAAACTCTCGCCCAACATGGGCGCGGCGATCAAGGACGTTGCCACCCGGCAGGTGGATCTGACCTACCTCACCCCCGTCGCCTATCTCAAGGCGCATGCGCAGGGTGGCGCCAGAATTGTCGCCAAGACCGTGACCGCTGGCAAAGCCTCGTTTCAGCTAATGATCGTGGTGAAAGAAGACAGCCCTTACCAGAGCGTTGCCGACCTGAAGGGAAAGAGCTTTGCCTTCGGTGATGAGAAGGCCCTGCTGCAGCGCGCCGTGGTGGTTGGCGCCGGCATCGAGATGAAGGATTTCTCCGAATACAAATTTATCGGCCACTACGACAACATCGCCCGCGCAGTGGTGAATGGCGATTTCGAGGCCGGCATCCTGAAAGACACGATGGCATTCGCGTGGCAGGGCAAAGGCCTGCGCATTCTGGCCGAATCCCCCGACCTGCCTCCCTACAACATCACCGCCAGTGGCGACATTGATGAGGCGATGCTCGCCAAACTCAAGGCCGCTTTTCTGGAGCTGGATAAAAACAACCCCGAGCATCTGGAGGTTATCAAGGCCATCGACAAGAAATATGATGGCTTCGCCGCGACCAGCGATGCGGACTATGACGTAGTACGCACGCTGATCAAACCGTTCAATAAATAATCAGGTCACTATCAAGCAACGCACTAAAAAGGCCGCAATTTTGCGGCCTTTTTAGTGGGTATCGCATTAGCGATATTCAGCTGTAAATACTCAGAGCCTGTGAAAAAATCGACGGCCGTAGCGAGGGCGTCGATTTGCGAGCGAAACAAGGCGCGCTACGTGAAAACAAGGGAGTTTGGTGGACCAAATGACCGCCGTTTTCACGTAGCGCAACGACGTTGCAGCCGCAAAGCGGCGCCCGCAGTAGGCCGGCGATTTTTTCACAGGCTCTCAGGGAATGTGGTCCAGCTCGTCATTGACCCCTTCCTTCTCCACCGGCATCAGGTCTTCTTTACTGATACCCAGGCCCAGGGCGGTGGCGCTGGCGACATAGATCGAGGAATAGGTACCGATCACCACGCCGATAATCAGCGCCGTGGCAAAGCCGTGAATCAATGCACCACCCACGACAAACAGTGCGATCAACACCAGCAGGGTGGTAAGCGAGGTCATCATGGTACGGGACAGGGTTTGATTCAGGGAGGCATTTACAATGTCGATACTCGTGCCCTTGCGCATCTTGCGGAAGTTTTCACGAATACGGTCGAACACCACGATCGTGTCATTTAACGAGTAACCGATGACCGCCAGGATCGACGCCAGCACCGTCAGGTCAAACTCTAGCTGAAACAGGGAGAAGGCGCCCAGGGTGATAATCACGTCATGCACCAGGGCGGCGACCGAACCGATGGCGAGGCGATATTCAAACCGGAAACCGACATAGATCAGGATACAGATCAGCGCGTAGACCATCGCCAGCCCGCCATCGTTGGCCAGTTGATCGCCGACCTGCGGGCCGACAAACTCCACCCGGCGCATGTTGACTTCACCTTCCTCCACACCGCGCAATGCCGTCATGACGGTAGAGCTGATATCCGCATTACTCTTGCCTTCCTGCGGCGCGATGCGTATCAGCACATCGCTCGCGGTGCCGAAGTGCTGGGCGACGGCCTCGGGAAAACCGGTCGTCTCCAGCGTGGAGCGCACCGTCGTCAGATCCACCGGATGGCTGTAACCTAGTTCGATCAGCGTGCCGCCGGTGAAGTCCAGGCCGAAGTTCAGGCCGCGGGTCGCCAGGGAACCCACCGAGAGCAAGATCAGCACGGCCGAAAACAGCATGGTGATTTTGCGTTTGCTCATAAAATCAAACGTTGTCTCATTCTTAAACAGCTGCATGACGCATTCCCTAAAAAAATACTAAAACATGGCCTAAAACACGGCCCGAAAACACGGCCCTAAAATACAGGTCCGGACCGCGGCGGTGTGGGTTTCTAGTGTAGTGTTTCATATAAAACGTACATTAAGAAAGCCACTCAAGGTGCGAGTGCAAGGCGCAGACCGCAGGGAATGTCGGCTACCTTTCCAAGGTCTGCAACGCGGCAATCGCGCCTTGAGCGGCTTCCCGCAGGGCGAGATAGAATCTTTGGGACCCCTATCAAGGCTATCTCGTCTAAATGTGCGGTTTATATGAAACACTACACTAGATCGACAATTTATCCACCCGGCGATTACCGTAGATCAGATTCACCACCGCGCGGGTTCCCATGATAGCGGTAAACATGGAGGTGATAATGCCGATGGACAGGGTAATGGCGAAGCCCTTGATGGGGCCGGTACCGAAACCAAACAGAATCACCGCCGCAATCAGGGTGGTGATATTGGCGTCCGCGATGGTCGAAAACGCCTTGGCATAACCGGAATTAATCGCTGCCTGCGGGCTGATGCCATTGCGCAACTCTTCGCGAATACGCTCGAAGATCAGCACGTTGGCATCCACCGCCATACCCACGGTGAGCACGATACCGGCGATACCGGGCAGGGTCAGGGTCGCCTGTAACAGCGACAGCACGGCGACAATCACCACCAGATTAAACGCCAGCGCCAGATTGGCGACCATGCCAAAACCGCGATACCACATCGCCATGAACACCAGCACCAGCACAAAACCGATAATCACCGAGGCAAAGCCCTGGTTAATATTATCCTGGCCCAGGCTCGGGCCGATGGTGCGCTCTTCAATGATCTCGATGGGGGCCGCCAGCGCGCCGGCACGCAACAGCAGGGCCAGGTCGTGTGCCTCCTTGGTGCTGTCCAGGCCGCTGATCTGGAAACGCTTGGAAAGCTGTTCCTGGATGCGCGCGGTGTTGATGACCTCTTCCACCACGCGGCGGGTCTTCACCGGCTCGCCATCAACCAGGCGTGTTTCGGTCTTCTTCTCGATAAACACCACCGACATCAGCTTCTTCACATTCTCGCCAGTGACCTTGCTGAAAATGCTCGCGCCCTTGCCGTCCAACGTAATGTAGACCGCCGGTCCGCCGCTCTGCTGATCGAGACCACTGGAGGCATCGATGATGTAATCGCCGGTGAGCATTACGCGGTTCTTCAGCAGCGCATGACCGCCTTCACGTTGTGGATAGAGCTTCAGCCCGGCCGGTACGCGGCCAGTGGCCGCGGCGGCCTCGGCATCGTGGGTTTCATCGGTAAGACGGAATTCCAGGGTGGCGGTGGCGCCGAGGATCTCCTTGGCGCGTGCGGTATCCTGTACGCCCGGCAGCTGCACGACGATACGTTCTTCACCCTG is a genomic window containing:
- the secF gene encoding protein translocase subunit SecF, translated to MQLFKNETTFDFMSKRKITMLFSAVLILLSVGSLATRGLNFGLDFTGGTLIELGYSHPVDLTTVRSTLETTGFPEAVAQHFGTASDVLIRIAPQEGKSNADISSTVMTALRGVEEGEVNMRRVEFVGPQVGDQLANDGGLAMVYALICILIYVGFRFEYRLAIGSVAALVHDVIITLGAFSLFQLEFDLTVLASILAVIGYSLNDTIVVFDRIRENFRKMRKGTSIDIVNASLNQTLSRTMMTSLTTLLVLIALFVVGGALIHGFATALIIGVVIGTYSSIYVASATALGLGISKEDLMPVEKEGVNDELDHIP
- the phnD gene encoding phosphate/phosphite/phosphonate ABC transporter substrate-binding protein — translated: MRLLTALMNTNLARLTLAFLLLFPVAASADTTTGGKNELLFGSVAMDIPAIMHKRLRPLTHYLTDRLGIPVSLKLSPNMGAAIKDVATRQVDLTYLTPVAYLKAHAQGGARIVAKTVTAGKASFQLMIVVKEDSPYQSVADLKGKSFAFGDEKALLQRAVVVGAGIEMKDFSEYKFIGHYDNIARAVVNGDFEAGILKDTMAFAWQGKGLRILAESPDLPPYNITASGDIDEAMLAKLKAAFLELDKNNPEHLEVIKAIDKKYDGFAATSDADYDVVRTLIKPFNK
- a CDS encoding diguanylate cyclase; translation: MTTLTANHTLSMPRFRLGVRQKVLLVLLTVLLVALSVSGWMALREEKASLLKEIDQRGSYIGRFVAKSIAFSVVGYDYHAIQLLLDELTTGSEIHYAKVTNTKGNAMGESGSAARGISVDDDSNNDLVMFTNEIWVNDEVVGSLQLGLSTTPILARLENQKYSLLKREALIILLIALGEFLALSYIIVRPVGKITDFLRSNVDSEGQLIGNIPLVSNDEFGQLAHQFNDLSQQLNEANIKLHSKIESADRRLLETNHQLQQLNNEFKLLSITDPLTGLFNRRHFDELMENEVSMSNRHGDPNSILLIDIDFFKAINDTYGHYVGDVVLKALTRTLQNNIRHTDAICRLGGEEFAILCKRADKVGAMELAEKLRATIENTPMIPDTDDELMITVSIGVASVPDGHGKTTPKQLYKDVDAALYYSKNNGRNRVTHANELHHEG
- the secD gene encoding protein translocase subunit SecD; the protein is MLNQYSAWKYLLLIIVLVGSSLYALPNLYGEDPALQVSSLRSTSVDISSQEKLRGLLQDAGIAFNSILLADEQILVRFPDTESQLKAKDVVRDGLGRGYVVALNLAPRTPDWLRAMNAAPMYLGLDLRGGVHFLMEVDVNAAVHQAEERYISDFRGLLRENKVRYTNIGQYAGKQGDSAVEITFGSAEERAQAESLLNKDYRDLLIEDEEREGNFVLLARLSENEKRETRKLALKQNITTLRNRVNELGVAEPVIQQQGEERIVVQLPGVQDTARAKEILGATATLEFRLTDETHDAEAAAATGRVPAGLKLYPQREGGHALLKNRVMLTGDYIIDASSGLDQQSGGPAVYITLDGKGASIFSKVTGENVKKLMSVVFIEKKTETRLVDGEPVKTRRVVEEVINTARIQEQLSKRFQISGLDSTKEAHDLALLLRAGALAAPIEIIEERTIGPSLGQDNINQGFASVIIGFVLVLVFMAMWYRGFGMVANLALAFNLVVIVAVLSLLQATLTLPGIAGIVLTVGMAVDANVLIFERIREELRNGISPQAAINSGYAKAFSTIADANITTLIAAVILFGFGTGPIKGFAITLSIGIITSMFTAIMGTRAVVNLIYGNRRVDKLSI